One genomic window of Arachis hypogaea cultivar Tifrunner chromosome 8, arahy.Tifrunner.gnm2.J5K5, whole genome shotgun sequence includes the following:
- the LOC112705997 gene encoding uncharacterized protein, whose protein sequence is MDKEQEEMQFLGLFGIYKESYKMIIAWRKIFTKITLSLILPLSFIFLIHIEISDVLFRKIMHNSQEMIETPQGTPQYNKLSDMVSSEWVTFFLFKIVYFTFLLIFSLLSTSAVVYTVASIYTSREVTFKKVMSVVPKVWKRLMVTFLCAFSVFFLYNFATALVIIILLLLLGPGDGTVAIFIIVGLIFLIGFLYLTVVWQLASVVSVLEESYGFQAMKKSKDLIKGKMWLSVIIFLMLNISFFLVQFLFKNFVVHGWRVSSLDRTAYGLLCFLLLSHLFLFGLVIQTVLYFVCKSYHHQNIDKSALSDHLEVYLGEYEPLTAKDVQLEQYQV, encoded by the coding sequence ATGGACAAAGAACAAGAAGAGATGCAGTTCCTTGGTCTCTTTGGGATCTACAAGGAATCATACAAGATGATAATCGCATGGAGAAAGATCTTCACGAAGATCACCTTATCCCTAATCCTTCCTCTCTCCTTCATCTTCCTAATCCACATAGAAATCTCCGATGTCCTCTTCAGGAAAATCATGCACAACTCCCAAGAAATGATCGAAACTCCACAAGGCACACCTCAATACAATAAGCTCTCTGACATGGTTTCTTCAGAATGGGTTACCTTCTTCCTCTTCAAGATCGTATACTTCACTTTTCTACtcatcttctctctcctctccacCTCCGCCGTCGTGTACACCGTAGCTTCCATCTACACTTCAAGAGAGGTCACCTTCAAGAAAGTCATGAGCGTCGTTCCAAAGGTTTGGAAGAGGCTCATGGTAACTTTCCTATGCGCCTTCTCCGTTTTCTTCCTCTACAACTTCGCCACAGCCCTTGTCATTATAATTCTCTTGCTATTATTGGGACCCGGCGACGGCACCGTCGCCATATTCATCATTGTAGGCTTGATTTTTTTGATTGGCTTTCTGTATCTTACGGTGGTTTGGCAGCTAGCCAGCGTTGTTTCGGTGTTGGAAGAATCTTATGGATTCCAAGCGATGAAGAAGAGCAAGGATTTGATCAAGGGGAAGATGTGGTTGTCAGTGATCATATTCTTGATGCTTAATATATCGTTTTTCTTGGTACAGTTTTTGTTCAAGAATTTTGTTGTGCATGGATGGAGGGTGAGTTCTTTGGATAGAACGGCTTATGGGTTGCTATGTTTCTTGTTGCTTTCACATTTGTTCTTGTTTGGACTTGTGATCCAAACAGTGCTTTATTTTGTTTGCAAATCTTATCATCACCAGAATATTGATAAGTCGGCCTTGTCGGATCATTTGGAAGTTTATCTTGGCGAGTATGAGCCTTTGACCGCCAAAGATGTTCAGCTTGAACAGTATCAAGTTTGA
- the LOC112705998 gene encoding uncharacterized protein, which yields MMIMNKEQQDMQFLGLFGIYKESYKIILSWRKIFTKITLSLILPLSFMFLIQIQVSNSLFTKIINHSQQIISTPQDTPQFKRLSQTVSSEWVTFLVFKVFYLALSIIFSLLTTSAITYTISLFYASTHDDEVVNLRKAISIVPKICTRLMTTFLCVFVALLVYNFVAVLVFIILALTINAYAGTENYAVLGVASVFSIILVLTYLVGLFYLSLIWSLSNSVTVLEDSYGFEAMKKSKELIKGKMGLSLLLFFTIIVSYGLIHFLFMMVVVQGWNMNSVVRIAYSILCLLLLSHQILLGQVTHTVLYFVCKCYHKQNIDKSDLSIYLEYQPLKNKDVC from the coding sequence ATGATGATCATGAACAAAGAACAACAAGACATGCAGTTTCTTGGTCTCTTTGGGATCTACAAAGAGTCCTACAAGATCATACTCTCATGGAGGAAGATCTTCACTAAGATCACCTTATCCCTAATCCTCCCTCTCTCCTTCATGTTCTTAATCCAAATACAAGTTTCCAATTCACTCTTCACCAAGATCATCAACCACTCCCAACAAATCATCTCAACCCCACAAGACACACCCCAATTCAAAAGACTCTCCCAAACAGTTTCTTCCGAATGGGTAACTTTCTTGGTCTTCAAGGTCTTTTACTTGGCTTTGTCGATCATATTCTCCCTCCTTACAACCTCAGCAATAACCTACACCATCTCGTTGTTTTATGCTTCAACCCATGATGATGAGGTGGTGAATCTCAGAAAGGCTATAAGCATAGTTCCAAAGATATGTACTAGGCTTATGACAACTTTCTTGTGCGTATTCGTGGCGCTTTTGGTCTACAACTTTGTGGCGGTTCTTGTTTTTATCATATTGGCTTTGACAATAAACGCTTATGCTGGGACAGAAAATTATGCTGTTCTTGGGGTTGCATCAGTATTTTCAATCATATTGGTCTTGACATATTTGGTAGGTTTATTCTACCTCTCATTGATTTGGTCACTATCCAATAGTGTAACGGTGTTGGAAGACTCATACGGGTttgaagcaatgaagaagagCAAGGAATTAATAAAGGGGAAGATGGGGTTGTCCTTACTcttatttttcacaataattgTTTCCTATGGTTTGATACACTTTTTATTCATGATGGTTGTTGTTCAAGGATGGAACATGAACTCGGTGGTGAGAATAGCATATAGTATACTCTGTTTGCTGCTTTTGTCTCATCAAATCTTGTTAGGACAAGTTACCCACACGGTGCTCTATTTTGTTTGCAAGTGTTACCACAAGCAAAATATTGACAAGTCTGATTTGTCTATTTACTTGGAATATCAGCCATTGAAGAATAAAGATGTATGTTGA
- the LOC112704965 gene encoding wall-associated receptor kinase 3-like, producing the protein MKNPSSFACKAESSTSHDSDKRSGYLCRCPSGFEGNPYLLHGCQKDVDECGGPNDCFHEAKCQNITGGYNCLCPEGFEGDRRNNGARCTRTKITLIYSLCLVDKTKVIKLQEHNFQQNVGSLLQEHIAKHSCSSQIDKVFTIEELRSATNNFDAGKILGPLHNCSSQITKVFTLEELRKATNNFDAGKILGQGNQGTVYKGLVLSQINHRHVVKLLGCCLETESPLLVYEFIPNGTVYEHLHGHEPFLRLTWKTRLRIAAETAGALAHLHLDTCIPVIHKDVKTSNILLDHDRTAKVSDFGASRIVPQGKTVVLTLLQGTWGYVDPESFLTKQFTDKSDVYGFGVVLAELLTGREAFSFDASDAEKYLAMFFVTSMEENRLLDIVDKSIINEAKVEHVYQFAKIAKQCLSLKGEERPTMKEVAMELEGIRAEEKHRWLWEKEKLSSEETEILVKAPSTSNNNAEESFMLLD; encoded by the exons ATGAAGAATCCTTCCAGCTTTGCGTGTAAGGCAGAGAGCAGCACGTCTCACGATTCTGATAAACGTTCTGGTTATCTTTGCAGATGCCCCTCTGGATTTGAGGGTAACCCTTACCTCCTTCATGGTTGTCAAAAAG ATGTTGATGAATGCGGGGGACCCAATGATTGCTTCCATGAAGCAAAATGCCAGAACATAACTGGCGGCTACAATTGTTTGTGTCCGGAGGGATTTGAAGGAGACAGGAGAAACAACGGAGCTCGATGTACTAGGACAAAGATCACTTTGATTTATTCATTATGTTTGG TGGACAAAACAAAGGTCATCAAACttcaagaacataattttcaaCAAAATGTGGGTTCATTGTTGCAAGAACATATAGCCAAACATAGCTGCTCAAGCCAAATAGACAAAGTCTTCACTATTGAGGAACTAAGGAGTGCAACCAACAACTTTGATGCAGGCAAAATCCTTGGCCCCCTACATAACTGCTCAAGCCAAATAACCAAAGTCTTCACTCTTGAGGAACTAAGGAAGGCAACCAACAACTTTGATGCAGGCAAAATCCTTGGCCAAGGGAACCAAGGAACAGTTTACAAAGGA TTGGTACTGTCACAAATCAACCACAGGCATGTGGTTAAGCTCTTGGGTTGTTGTTTAGAAACAGAAAGTCCCTTGCTTGTTTACGAATTCATTCCCAATGGTACTGTTTATGAGCATCTTCATGGTCATGAACCATTTTTAAGACTTACATGGAAAACAAGATTGAGAATAGCTGCTGAAACTGCTGGGGCTTTAGCTCACTTGCATTTGGATACTTGTATCCCCGTAATCCACAAAGATGTGAAAACTAGCAATATTCTACTTGATCATGATCGCACTGCAAAGGTTTCTGATTTCGGTGCTTCAAGAATTGTTCCTCAAGGTAAAACTGTGGTACTCACTTTGTTGCAAGGAACTTGGGGGTATGTTGACCCAGAATCGTTTCTCACAAAGCAATTTACAGATAAGAGTGATGTCTATGGTTTTGGAGTTGTTCTTGCAGAATTACTTACAGGAAGAGAAGCGTTTTCTTTTGACGCGTCGGATGCTGAAAAGTACCTTGCAATGTTCTTTGTAACTTCAATGGAAGAGAATCGTTTGCTTGATATTGTAGACAAGAGCATAATAAATGAAGCAAAGGTTGAGCATGTGTATCAATTTGCCAAGATTGCAAAACAGTGTTTAAGCttgaaaggagaagaaagacctaCAATGAAAGAAGTGGCAATGGAACTTGAGGGGATTAGAGCTGAGGAAAAACATAGATGGTTGTGGGAGAAGGAGAAATTGTCCTCTGAAGAAACTGAAATCCTGGTCAAAGCACCTTCTACTAGCAATAATAATGCTGAAGAATCCTTTATGCTTTTGGActga
- the LOC112704966 gene encoding wall-associated receptor kinase 2-like — protein MAEHLSKNLLFLIFFIAAHANDAATQPAKHCLTKCGHVSIPFPFGTTTDCSLDTNFLINCTNNVPYLLPLSNDTALVLLSISLVDSDLRVSSPVASDCYSIDDQGKISNIQTDQFLFSGNFSISWTRNTFTAIGCNTLGVVVAFTLEDPRRYPATCFSYCEKLEHASNGFCTGSGCCRISIPRAAEGRLLTLIGYYFENNDFNNSQVRDFNPCSYAFLVEEGGYEFQTTHLKKLESTEFPVVLDWSIGDQTCIEAMKNPSSFACKAENSTCHDSDKRPGYVCKCPSGFQGNPYLLHGCQQDIDECAGPNDCFHEAKCENTPGSYNCLCPEGFEGDGKNNGTRCNSPKSSYRTNNTLIYSLCLGISIGILALVVASFYVHWKVNKRKLIKLKEQYFQQNGGFLLQEHISKHRNSSQIAKVFTIEELRKATNNFDACKILGQGGQGTVYKGVLSDNKTVAIKKSKISSPSQINKDFINELVVLSQINHRNVVKLLGCCLETEIPLLVYEFIPNGTVFEHLHGHGTFLRLTWKTRLRIAAETAGALAYLHLDTCIPIIHRDVKTSNILLDHDLTAKVSDFGASRIVPQDKIELATLVQGTCGYLDPETFLTSQLTDKSDVYSFGVVLAELFTGRKALSFDMPDAEKNLAMFFVTSMEENRLLDIVDKSIINEAKVEHVYEFAKIAKQCLSSKGEERPTMKVVAMELEGLRAEEKHIWCREKEEFPSEETEILLKASPSISNNLEEEYFMLLDRI, from the exons ATGGCTGAGCATTTATCAAAGAACCTCCTCTTCCTCATTTTCTTTATAGCAGCTCATGCTAATGATGCAGCAACTCAACCCGCCAAACACTGCCTAACCAAATGCGGCCACGTCAGCATTCCCTTCCCGTTTGGCACCACAACGGATTGCTCCCTTGACACCAATTTTCTCATAAATTGCACCAACAATGTCCCATACTTATTGCCCTTATCAAACGACACCGCCCTAGTTCTCCTAAGCATATCCCTCGTCGATTCCGATCTCCGCGTTTCGTCGCCGGTAGCTAGCGATTGCTATAGCATCGACGACCAGGGCAAAATCAGCAACATTCAAACCGATCAGTTTCTTTTCTCCGGAAACTTTAGCATCTCGTGGACCCGAAACACCTTCACCGCAATTGGTTGTAACACACTTGGAGTAGTGGTGGCGTTTACACTGGAAGATCCGAGACGTTATCCCGCAACATGCTTTTCCTACTGCGAGAAACTTGAACATGCGAGTAATGGCTTCTGCACCGGCAGCGGTTGTTGCCGTATTAGTATTCCCCGCGCCGCAGAAGGGCGGTTATTAACGTTGATCGGTTATTATTTTGAGAACAATGACTTTAACAACAGCCAAGTGAGGGACTTCAACCCATGCAGTTATGCGTTCTTGGTGGAAGAAGGTGGCTATGAATTTCAGACGACACACCTGAAGAAGCTGGAGAGTACTGAGTTTCCGGTGGTTCTGGATTGGAGTATAGGGGACCAAACGTGTATTGAAGCTATGAAGAATCCTTCCAGCTTTGCGTGTAAGGCAGAGAACAGCACGTGTCACGATTCTGATAAGCGTCCTGGTTATGTTTGCAAATGCCCCTCTGGTTTTCAGGGTAACCCTTATCTCCTTCATGGTTGTCAACAAG atattgatgaatgcGCTGGACCCAATGATTGCTTCCATGAAGCAAAATGCGAGAACACACCTGGCAGCTACAACTGTTTGTGTCCGGAAGGATTTGAAGGAGACGGGAAAAACAATGGAACTCGATGTAATAGTCCCAAGTCCAGTTATAGGACAAACAACACTTTGATTTATTCATTATGTTTGG GCATCAGCATAGGCATCTTAGCGTTAGTTGTGGCAAGCTTTTATGTGCATTGGAAAGTGAACAAAAGAAAGCTCATCAAACTTAAAGAACAGTATTTTCAACAAAATGGCGGTTTCTTGTTGCAAGAACATATATCCAAACATAGAAACTCAAGCCAAATAGCCAAAGTCTTCACTATTGAGGAACTAAGAAAAGCAACCAACAACTTTGATGCATGCAAAATCCTAGGCCAAGGGGGCCAAGGAACAGTTTACAAAGGAGTATTATCAGACAATAAAACCGTAGCAATAAAGAAGTCCAAAATTAGTAGCCCAAGCCAAATTAATAAGGACTTCATCAATGAGTTAGTTGTACTCTCACAAATCAACCATAGGAATGTTGTTAAGCTCTTGGGTTGTTGTTTAGAAACAGAAATTCCCTTGCTTGTTTACGAATTCATTCCCAATGGTACTGTTTTTGAGCATCTTCATGGTCATGGAACATTTCTAAGACTTACATGGAAAACAAGATTGAGAATAGCTGCTGAAACTGCTGGGGCTTTAGCTTACTTGCATTTGGATACTTGTATCCCCATAATTCATAGAGATGTGAAAACTAGCAATATTCTACTTGATCATGATCTCACTGCAAAGGTTTCTGATTTCGGAGCTTCAAGGATTGTTCCTCAAGATAAAATTGAGTTAGCTACTTTGGTGCAAGGAACATGTGGGTATCTTGATCCAGAAACCTTCCTCACAAGCCAATTAACGGATAAGAGTGATGTTTATAGTTTCGGAGTTGTTCTTGCGGAATTATTTACAGGAAGAAAAGCTCTCTCTTTCGACATGCCGGATGCTGAGAAAAACCTTGCAATGTTCTTTGTAACTTCAATGGAAGAGAATCGTTTGCTTGATATTGTAGACAAGAGCATAATAAATGAAGCAAAGGTTGAGCATGTATATGAATTTGCCAAGATTGCAAAACAATGTTTAAGCTCGAAAGGAGAAGAAAGGCCTACAATGAAAGTAGTGGCAATGGAACTTGAAGGGCTTAGAGCTGAGGAAAAACATATATGGTGCCGGGAGAAGGAGGAATTTCCATCTGAAGAAACTGAAATCCTTCTCAAAGCATCACCTTCTATTAGCAATAATCTTGAAGAAGAATACTTTATGCTTTTGGACCGAATTTAG